The Corallococcus caeni genomic interval TCCGCCACCTGCATGCCGGGCTTCACGCCCACGAACTCCAGCAGGGCCGCGGGGTGCCGGCCCGCGTCCAGCTTGCGGTCCGCCTCCGTGCGGTCCGGCGCGTCCACCAGCGCCTGCGCCGGCACGGACGCCGCCTGGGCCTGCGTGGAGGACGCCGGAGCCGTGGGCGTCGAGTGGGAACAGCCCGCGAGGGCAAGGAACGAGACCGCCATCAGTGCATTGCGCATGGCCCATCCATATCGCTGGCGTCCGCGCCTGCCTTCCGAAAAGAAGGCAGTTGTCCGCTTGCGGGACGCTCGTGGCCAGCTGGCTGCCTGCGCGCTGCGCGCTGACGAATAGGCCTTGTGGTTCCTGGCGGGTCAGGCGACCTCGTGCGCGGCCCTGGCCCAGCGCACGCCGTGCAAGCCCAGGCTCCGCGCCTCGGACTGCATCAGCGAGCCGTACTGCTCATCCACCCACTGGCGGAAATAGGCGTCCGGCGCCGCGAGCACCAGGTGTCCGTCCTCCAAGCCCACCGCCCGGGCCTTGCTCAGCCAGGACAGCGCGTACCGCTTGCCCTGGGCACGCACGCCTTCCAGACACGCGCTCCAGACGCGAGCGGACTCCGAGGACGCGGCCTCCGCGGGGACCGCGACACCGGCCTCCGAGGTGTCCGCCTCCGCTCCGTCCTCCAGCGGCGGGACGTAGCGCGTCCAAACGCGGGGCGAACAGAACGCGACGACGGTGCCTACGGGCTGCCGGGTCCGGCCCCAGTCGGACTGGAGGTAGCCCTGGCAGGCGGCATGGAGCCGGGCCTCATCGCCGTCCACGCCGCGCAGCGCCTGGGCGTACCAGTCCGCCCAGCCGGCGGGCGGCTTCTCCCGGGGAACGCCCCGGAAGGCCTTCGCCCGGGCGTCCTGGAAGGTGTCGAAGAAGGCCGCCGCGCGGGCGGCCAGGGTGGGGGCGGGGAGGGGACGGACCGCGTCCGGAGGCGGCTTGGGTGTGTCCTCGCGGGGCGGGGTGGCCGGGACCAGGTGCGTGCCGGGGAGGGAGAGCTGGATGGGATCCTGCTCCGCTTCCGGGGGCGTGGTGTCCTCGACCGCGAGGAGGGCCACGGGAGCCAGGTGGGCCGGGAGCGAGGCCGCGTTTTCCAGTTCAGTCAGGTCGGCAGCAGCAGATGAAGATCTCTTCTTCTCCTTCTCCCTTCTGTTTCTGGCGGAGGACGTCCCGGACGTGTCCTTGGGACGTCCGGCGGACACGTCGATGCCCCGGGCGGCGGCGCGCTCACGCCGCTTGCGCTCGGCCTCCTTCTTCCGCTTGTCGAGCACTCCGACGTAGCGATCGCAGAGGGTGAGGCGCACGCCGTCGTCTTCACGGATCAGGAGGCGGGCGCGGAGGAGGGCGGACCAGAAGGCGCCGGGGGTGCCCGTCCAGCGGACAGCGGACTCCAACGCCTCAATCCACACGGCTTCGTCCGCGGACGCGTCCCACGCCTGTCCTTCGGACGCGTCCGCGGACGGTCCGAAGGACACGAAGCGCCCTTCGGGCAGTGCCTGCACGGCCCAGATCTGCAGCTCCACCATGGCGCCCAGGAACGCGCGGCGCTCCATGCCCAGCGAACGCGCGGCGCCGATCACCGCGAGGCTCATGGGGAAGCCCACGTCCACCTGCACCCAGTCCAGACCCGCCACGTCCACGCCTCCCAGCCCGGACGCGGTGAAGCGTCCGGCCCTGTGCCCTGGTGCCCGCTACGAGCGCACGTCGCTGCCCGATGTCGTGGGTCGTCCCCCGGTCCGCTGCTCCTGCGTTGATCGCACGGAGCCGGCCAGAAGCCGGGCGCACCACGAGCGCAGGAGGTGGGATGGGGGCGGGGGATGATCCACGGACCCGCGATCTGTGTCGTCGGGCCCGAACCGTCTACCCCCCGGGTTCTCCAGCGGACGTCCCGCGAACGGCGCTACAGGGCGCTACAGCGGAAAGAGGCCGTCGCTCCACAGAAGGGAGCGACGGCCGGGAGCCCGCGTGGATTAGCGGACGGGGGCCGTCACGGCCCGTTCACCTGGAGGTTGTCGATGGCCAGACCGCAGCCGACGCCGCCGGAGGTGCTGGTGAGCTGGATGCGCGACGTGGTGCTGGTGGCGTTGAACACGTAGGTGCGCAGGCTCCACGACGCGGACGCGTTGGAGAAGCTGGCGCTGGACGGGCCATAGTTGATGGTGGCCGACCGGGACACCGTGGCGCAGTTGGGGCTGTTGGACAGGTAGAACGTCACCGTGTAGCCGGCGCCGACGACGGTGGGGACGTCCTGGTACAAGGAGCCCGCGCCCAGGCCGTTGAGGTCAATGGACTGCAACCCGTTCTGCGCCGCCTTGTACGGGCTCCGCATCACCTTGATGCCGGAGGTGATGGTCCAGCCCGGCAGCGCGGTGCTGCCCGCGCTGAGGACCACGTAGTTGGAGGCAATGGCGTTGGTTTCGAAGCTGCCGTTGGTGGCGACGTTGATGCCCTGCTCGACGTTGCCCAGCTCCGGGTCGTTGATCACCGCGTCCGGGCCCCCACAGCCCGCCAGCGCGAAGAAGCCAAAGCCCGCCACCGCGCTGCAACGCAGCACATGCTTGCGATTCATGATGTGATTCCCCCTGAGATGTGTTTCGCCCGCGCGCCGTGCGACAGGCGAAACACACACTACATGTTTTCACATGTGGTGTGTGAAACTTCACATTCAGGGTTGCTGCCCTGGCTGCCCTCCAGGCGGGTCAGGGCGCAGTGCAGGTGCTGGAAGGGCTGAGCACGGCGCCTGGGTCGATGGAGCAGGATTGGACGCTTCGCAGGTGGACGTAGCCGGCGGCGCCACCGCCGCCGCCACCGCCGCCCCTGGTTCCAAAGCCATCCATGATGCCATCGCTGCCCTGGGTCGGGGAGGCCATCCGGGCCCCTCCCGCGCCTCCGGCGCCACCCGTGGTATTGCCCGTGGTGCCGCCGCTGGCAGGGGTTGCCGTCGTCTGGGACCCGTTGGCGCCATCCGAGCCTGCATTGTTGGCGTCGGAGCCACCCTTGCCTCCGCCGCCACCGTTGGCGGTGATTCGGGCCGCGGACGTGAGTTGGAGTTGGAAGGCCTCCAGCACGATGCGCCCGCCGCTTCCTCCTCCGCCGCCACCGGCTCCGGCGGAGCCACTGGCATCGCCGCGTTCGCCGCCATTGCCGCTCGCCGAGAGGGTCTTCGCCACGGTCAGCGTGCGTGACACGGAGAGCTGGAGCGCACCGCCTCCCGCTCCGCCCTTGCCACCCGCGGCGGATTGATTGCCTCCACCATTGCCTCCCGCGCAGCCTCCCAGCAAAGGCTGGGGCGTGGCCGGGCGGCCATTGCCCGCGCCGCCCTGGGTCGGGCCGTTGCTGCCCTTGCCGCCGCTCCCGCCGGGGGTGCCATTGCCCGCGCCGCCACCGCCACCGCCAGTGCTGCCAGTGAAGGTCCCGGCGACGCCGTTGGAGGAACCGCACTCCGTATTGCCATTCAGGATGCTGCCCGTGGTCAGCAGGGATTGGTCCACGTTCGCATTGCCGTACACGGCCAGGATGACGGGGGAGGGACCCTTGATGGTCAGGGTCCCATTCAGCACCAATGTCCGCACCGGGATGAGCAGGGCGGGAGGGTTTCCGGAGCCCTGGGAGAGCGATTGGATCTTCAAGGTGCTCAGCGTCGTGACCGCGGCTTCGGGCGCGAAGGTCGAAGTGGCGGTGTCGAACGTCACGTCCGAATTGGTCCTGAGCTCACCGATGTCCGCGGCCGCGATGGCGTTCGGATCGAAGTTGTAGGGCTGATAGGGGAACGGGCTGCAAGCAGCGCTCGCCAGGCACACGCCCGGAACTCCACTGGAGGTCGTGCAGGCCGCGTTGAGGTCGACCTCGAACTCACATTCGTTGCTCACCGTGCACTGCTGCTTCACGCGGTGGCACGCAGGAGGGGAGCAGGCCGTGGGCGTGCCTACGCAGTGGCCATTCCCATCGCATTGGTCCGCCTGGGTGCACGTCAGCGGATCCTGGCAGGACGTGGTGGCCGGGAGCGGGGCGAAGGCACAGGCACCGGTGGCTGGGTTGCAGGTGCCCTGCGCATCAAAGCACTGCTCCGTGCCGGTGCAGGTACGCTGCGTGCCCGCGCACATCCCGTTGGCGCCGCACTTGTCATCGTTCGTGCACTTGTTGCCGTCGTCGCAAGGCTGTCCCGCAGGGGACTCGGCGGCGACGCACATTCCCGTGGCGGGCTGGCACTCCTGCCGCGGTTCGCACGCGCCGCTGGGCTGGGTACAGGTCTTCGTGCTCGCGGGCACACATCGCGCCTCCAGGCCCGCGCCTTCGCAGTGGTCGCCCACCGTGCAGGCGTTGCCGTCATCGCATGCCGAGCCCCCGCAGCCCGCCTCCTGGCAGCCCACCCGCTGGTTGCAGTTGAGGTCCACCGTGCTGCCGCAGGTCTCGGTGGCGCCGGGGTGGATGGCCCCGTTGGAATCATCGCAGTCAGTGGGCTTCGACCACGTGGCACCGGCCAGGTAGCCGTCCTCGTCCCCGTCCGACGCGAAGAGCTGGAGGCTCAGCTGGGCGAACGCCTTCGCGGGGACGACCACGGGCTGCTCGCTGGCGCGCGCCTCCAC includes:
- a CDS encoding DUF642 domain-containing protein encodes the protein MNRKHVLRCSAVAGFGFFALAGCGGPDAVINDPELGNVEQGINVATNGSFETNAIASNYVVLSAGSTALPGWTITSGIKVMRSPYKAAQNGLQSIDLNGLGAGSLYQDVPTVVGAGYTVTFYLSNSPNCATVSRSATINYGPSSASFSNASASWSLRTYVFNATSTTSRIQLTSTSGGVGCGLAIDNLQVNGP
- a CDS encoding putative metal-binding motif-containing protein gives rise to the protein MYRLCLLGCVVLLAACGEKAPDEGAIRVSVTYGSFKPACVRVEAKDAQGHQEATDIPATRFKNTEKNELLVAVRRKADWDTALSVTVSSYTEAAGDRCAGEVVEARASEQPVVVPAKAFAQLSLQLFASDGDEDGYLAGATWSKPTDCDDSNGAIHPGATETCGSTVDLNCNQRVGCQEAGCGGSACDDGNACTVGDHCEGAGLEARCVPASTKTCTQPSGACEPRQECQPATGMCVAAESPAGQPCDDGNKCTNDDKCGANGMCAGTQRTCTGTEQCFDAQGTCNPATGACAFAPLPATTSCQDPLTCTQADQCDGNGHCVGTPTACSPPACHRVKQQCTVSNECEFEVDLNAACTTSSGVPGVCLASAACSPFPYQPYNFDPNAIAAADIGELRTNSDVTFDTATSTFAPEAAVTTLSTLKIQSLSQGSGNPPALLIPVRTLVLNGTLTIKGPSPVILAVYGNANVDQSLLTTGSILNGNTECGSSNGVAGTFTGSTGGGGGGAGNGTPGGSGGKGSNGPTQGGAGNGRPATPQPLLGGCAGGNGGGNQSAAGGKGGAGGGALQLSVSRTLTVAKTLSASGNGGERGDASGSAGAGGGGGGSGGRIVLEAFQLQLTSAARITANGGGGGKGGSDANNAGSDGANGSQTTATPASGGTTGNTTGGAGGAGGARMASPTQGSDGIMDGFGTRGGGGGGGGAAGYVHLRSVQSCSIDPGAVLSPSSTCTAP